CAGGGCAAACTTCTCGGCATTCAGCTCACATAAATTGTGCAGGGTAATTTCCTGGTTCAGCTGCTTCAGGGCAGTCTGGCATTCCGCAACCCGCTCATTGTATTTAGATTCCGCAAGTTTACGCGGTTTATTGGTATTAATGATGGCAAGCGAATAACCGCCCAGGTTGCAATCTACCAGCTTGTATTTTAAGGTATTACAGTTCAAAACAATGGCCTTATCGGTTTCCCCAAAAGCCACGGCAAACTGGTCCATAATGCCGCAGTTTACGCCTATAAATTCGTTCTCTACTTTTTGGGCAAGTAAAGGGATCTCTATTTTGTCGTAACCCAGGTTAAAGTAATCGTTTAAGGCATAAGCCATGGCTACCTCAATGGAAGCCGATGAAGACAGGCCGGATCCGATTGGAATGTTGCCAAAAAACAGCAGGTCCAGCCCGACAGGTAATTTATGCTTTTTTAAGATTTCATGGAATACACCCAAAGGGTAGTTGTACCATTCAGGGCCGGTTTTGGTATAGGCAGATTGAAGTTCAAACTCCTGTTCTTCAGGAAAGTTCAGGCTTTTGAACCTGATCACATTGTCATTGTTCGGCGCAATGCTTAACCAGGTACCGAGTGTAACGGCACAAGGCATGACCAGGCCGCCGTTGTAATCAATATGTTCTCCGATAAGGTTTACACGTCCGGGAGTGAAGTAATTTTTTGCAGGTTCGTGTCCATATTTTTCTAAGAATTTACTGATCAGTTCGGTTTTCATTACAAGGTTTAAATTATATTTTAAATTAAGTTTCGGTTTTAAATAAAGTATTAATAGTATTGTTTTAAATAACAGATGATTCGAATATACAATTTATGGATCATCATAAGTAATTCAGCTGTAAAAAAGCACCGGATTATTATGCCTGAGGGGATTTTTATTGTAAATAACCGGTAATGGTACGGCACTTTAGGAAGATAAACACAAAGAGGAAAATAAGCACAAATGAAAACAAAGCTGATCAGGACAGGTAAAATTATTGATGGAAAAGAAGTCCTGGGAATAGAACTGACCAATACCAAAGGTACTTATGTGAAAGTATACAATTATGGAGCGATCCTGAATAAGTTCGTAGTGACCAATAAACACGGCGAAAAGCAGGATATTGTTTTAGGATTCGACGACATAGACCAATATATAAGTGAGGCCTATTTAAACGATTACCCTTATTTCGGTGCAGTAATCGGGCGTTATGCCAACCGGATTAAAAACGGGCGGTTTACCATTGATGGCGTAACCCACCAGCTTTCGCAGGCCAAAGGGGGCGATTGTTTGCATGGGGGAGATATAGGCTTTGACAGAAGGGTATGGGAGGTGTTGTCTACGATCGATCCAAGCGTTACACTTCAGTATGTGAGCCCGGATGGTGAGGAAAATTTTCCGGGGAACCTAACCGTACAGCTTACTTTTAAACTTACAGATGAAGATGAACTGATCCTGGATTTTAAAGCCACTACCGATGCGCCAACAGCGGTTAACCTGACACACCACAGTTATTTTAATTTGTCACCGGATTTAGGTTCCATTGCCAACCATATCCACAGAATGCCGGCCAGTAACTACCTGGAGCAGGATGACAACTATGTGGTTACCGGAAAATTGCTTCCGGTAGAAGGGACAATACATGACTTTTTAGGAGACAAACCCATCGGGCGCGACTGGGATCCCGCAGAAGGTTATGACCAGACCTATGTATTGGATAAAAATTATGGCGAATTTACATTGGCTTCCGAGACTGCAGAGGAGCAGAGCGGCTTAAAGCTATCGGTTTACACTACAGAGCCTGTAGCTCATTTCTATACGGCAAAATATTTAAATGTAAAGCATGGTAAACAGGGAAAGGATTATCATCCTTTTGAAGCATTTTGTGTGGAAACACAGCACCAACCTAATGCGGTAAATATACCAGCTTTTCCATCTACAATTTTAAGGCCTGGTGAAACCTACAAACAAACTACAATTTATAAAATAGAACATACCTGATGAAGATAGATATCTGGTCGGACGTACGCTGTCCGTTTTGCTATATAGGCAAAAGAAAGCTTGAAAAAGCTTTGGCACAGTTTGAGCATAAAGACAGTGTAGTGATAGAATGGCATAGTTTTGAACTGGACCCTCATGCGGAAACGCTGATTGGTGTAGACGCCTATGATTACCTGGCTGAACGTTATGACAGGGGCAGGGAATGGTCTGTTGAAACCCACAACAGGGTTGCCGAGTCGGCAGCTCAGGTGGGCTTAACTTTCAATTTTGACAAGGCAATTATGGCCAATTCTTTTGATGCACACCGGCTGATCCAAATGGCAAAAGGCATCGGTGCGGACGGGGAGGCGGAAGAATTGCTTTTTAAGGCACATTTTACAGACGGGCTGAATATAGCCGACCATGCAGTGCTTATTGAAATTGGAAAACAATGTGGCTTAGGCGGCCTGGAAGTAGAAATGATGCTCAAGGGCAAGGATTTTACTGAGGAGGTGCGACATGATGAGGATATTGCCCAGCAGATTAGGGTTAAAGGGGTTCCTTTCTTTGTGCTTGAAGGAAAACTGGGGATATCCGGAGCACAGGAACCAGAGGTATTTCTGGATGCCATGAACAAAATTGAACGTGGAGAGGACCTTCAATAACAGCGTACAGCTGGTCCTTTATTGTATGATATCTGAATCAATCGTAGCCAGGCCGGGTACAGTGGTAGTTTAGACGCCAATTGGTCGTCATTTTCCGGGCAACTCCCCGCTGACAACGAAACAATTCCCTGGAGGATAATCTTAAACAGACTTTTAATAAATAGTAATGGGTATAATTATAAGAGTGGCGAGGCCAGAAGATCTGGACGTTTTGTTGGAATTTGAACAGGGGGTTGTGTCGGCAGAGCGGCCGTTTAACCCTACCCTTATTGATGGTAAGATTCAATATTATGATTTGAATTATTTGATGTCTACGGAGCAGGCAGTGGTTGCAGTAGCTGAAGAAGAAGGTATAGCAATTGCCAGCGGATATGCCCTCATTAAAAAAGCGGAGAAGCCCTATTTTAATTTTGACACCTATGCGTACCTCGGTTTTATGTATGTTAAACCGGAATACAGGGGTAGAGGCGTTAATAAACTGATATTGGATTTTTTGATGGATTGGTCAAAAGAAAAAGGTATCTCAGAAATCAGGCTGGATGTGTATGACAAGAATGAATCTGCTATAGCAGCCTATGAAAAGGCAGGCTTTGAACCTCTATTACTTACCATGAGGTTGAGGTCTTAAACCCCTATAAAAAAAGAAAGAGGCGTCTCATCCAAGCACTCCTCTATTCTAACCAAATATAAACCTGTATGAACGGGTTTTCTCTTTAATTCTGCCAGTGTTAGCCTGGACAGAAATTGTTGTCATTTTTAACACTACAAATGTACATACTTTTTTGATATAGTGTATATAGTACACTATTAAAATTTCATTTTTATGACTTTAATTTTATAATTGTCGCAAATAACCCTCTTTTTTGACGCTTTTAAAGCCTTTTTTGAAAAATAATTCCCTTATTTTTATTTTAAAATAAGCTTAAAATTATACTCAATCCATACACTTTAATCTTTAAAAACACCAAATCATGAGCAGAAATGAACTTATAAAAGCAGTAGAAAATGCGATATCAGGCTTTCAGGAGCAGCTTTCTTTAATCGATACAAATCAACTCAATACCATACCCTATGAAGGAAGCTGGACAGCCGGGCAGCTGGGACAACACATGCGTATGGCCAATTCAGGTTTTGTGGAAGTAATTAACGGACCGGTTAAAGATACCGAACGGGCAGCGGATGCCCAGGTAGCAGGTATCAGGGAAACTTTCCTGAATTTCGGCTTAAAAATGGATGCCCCCGATTTTGTAGTGCCCGAATTGAGGGAATATAAGAAAGATAGTCTGGTGAACGGCCTGGAGAAAGTAAAACAGGATGTGGTCAGGGCGATTGAGGAACTTGATCTGGATAAAACCTGTGTTGCGTTTGAATTGCCGGTTTACGGATACCTGACGCGGCTTGAGGCCATTACTTTTATCATTTATCACACCCAAAGGCATGCACAGCAGCTTAGCCGCATTCGGGAAAGCCTGCAAGCCTGATCTGCAGCTCGGGTAAATATCGTCTTAATGTAAAATAACTATCCTGCAGGCGGTATGCGGAGCTTTTGCTTTAAATTTGAATGCTCAAAAGGACATCCATGAAAACAACTTCGATAACGATTCGCGCACACTTCTCATCTTGGTTGCTGATGGCCTTGTTTGTATGCCAGGGGGCTTTTGCACAAACTGCCGATAATAGTGACCCTTCACCTTTAAAGTTTCCGGTTCCCCAGGGGATCAGTAACCAGTTGTTCTATTTACAGAGAGATCCCAATACCAATACCATCATTTGTGAGCTGAACGTAGATGGAAATGGGGAACTGAATAAGAAAGAGCCTATAAAGGTATATTGGCTGCGTTATGCAGAAAAAGGAGAGAAGGAGGGCTTGAGTTATATCCAAAAGAAGTTTGCTTATGGCATTCAGACCAGGGATATAGGGAATGATCAGTACGAGCTTAAATTCGTATCCTACAAAAAGTTTCCGATGTACCTGATGAGATCAGCAGAAGACAAAAAATACCATGTATATGTTACGGCCAATAAAAAGAAGATCCAGCTGGAACGTATCTTTCTTCGGATAGAAGGTGGGTCTTTCTGGCTGCCCAATGTAAAATATGTGGAGTTGAAAGGGCTCAATACGGCTAACAAGGCACAAACTGTGGAAAGAATAAAAGTTTAATTTTTGTTATCTTTATTAAACTAATTATTTAAAGTCATGGAAAAAGAAGCCATTATATCACTTTTAGAGATCATTGACCAGCAGGTAAGTTCTTCTATACTGGGCGGAATGGAAGAAACTTACGAGGAACTGGAGAGATTAGGATACATCAGGATAAACAGGGACAGCGTTCAGCATTCTGCATCCATTACCGCAGAAGGTTTAAACTACCTGGATCATGTAAGGAGGGAATAAAATAATCTCCCTAAAACAATTTACCGAGGGACATCCAGATGATGCGGATGCTGGATATGATGACGATTACGGCAACCCCGATAAACATCTTTTTAATGGGAAGTTTACCTACCAGTTTGGCTGCTATTGGTGCCGCTATTACCCCACCAACGATCAGGCCGATAATGGATTGCCAGTGACTTACACCCAATATAAAAAAGAAGGTGATGGCGCTTGCCATGGTCACAAAAAACTCCGTTAAACTTACTGAGCCAATAACATATTTAGGCGTTCGTCCTTTAGATATAAGTGTGGATGTTACCAGCGGCCCCCATCCGCCGCCGCCAAAAGAATCCAGAAAACCTCCGGCACCGGCCAGCCAGCCGGCACGTTTAACCTTTTGGGGTTTTGGTTTTTCTTTAAATGCATTGCTTAGTATGCGGATTCCCAGCAAAAGCGTGTATATGGATATCACCGGCCTGATCCATTGCGAAAAGGCATCTCCGGCATAGCCCAGTAAAATTGCCCCTGCAATTGCCCCCAGTACACCGGGGATAAGCAATGTTTTGAACAACTTCTTATTGACATTCCCGAAACGATAATGGCTGAAGCCAGAGGCGCCACTGGAAAACATTTCGGCAGTATGTATACTGCCCGATATCACTGCGGGGTTTAATCCGCCGGATAACAACAAGGTAGTAGATACTACACCATAGCCCATGCCCAGCGCCCCGTCTACCAGTTGCGCCAGAAAACCTACCGCCAGCATCCAGAAGAATTTCTGATCCATCTGTCCATAGAGATCCCTGCCTAAAGCAACAAGGGTTTCATAAGTTAGATAGGAATATAGGGCATAACCTACAAAAAGGACAGTAAGGATAAGCAGACATAAATAAGCTACTGTCCTCCATTTTTTTTCCTGCGATTTACGTTGGATACTGACTTTAATTTCGTTTTCCTGGATACTCATTGGTTCTGGTAAGTTTTGTTCATCTAAAATCCGATAGCCCTTTGCGGAGCTATCGGATATACTTTTGTTATTTTTCAGACTGCCTTATTTGGTCAGCAGCCCATCTAATGTAACTGCAGCGTAGTAGAGCGCCCCAAGTGTTGGTCCGCCTGCATACTGCACGTAGTTTTTATTGAATATATTGGTGCCGCCAACTTTAAGCGTTGCTTTAGATTGCGGTACGCGGTAAGTAACCTGTGCGTCGAACGTATTGAAGGCCGGTACTGTTCCGTTAACAAGCGGGCTTTCCCACAAGAATTCTTCCTGCCATTTCCATGCAATGTTGAAACCCAGGTTTTTCAGGATCTCGCGGTTACCAAAAGAAATATTCGTAGACCATTTAGGGGTATTGAAGCCAGTTACGAAAACATCTGCCTGTTTATTTTTCGTGATGTCGTTAAAGCTGACATTACCTACAACTGTATATTTTTCAAAGAAATTATAGGTGATACCTAAAGAAGAACCGTAGTTGTTGTATTTGTTTTTTGCATTGGTATAAACCCTGTAGCGTGTTTGCTGGGCATTTCTTTTAGAAGCCAGCGCGGCAATGGCCGCATCATCCGACCCAACGGTAAGCTGGCTGGTAAGGCCGGCTGCATAAGGGACGGCCACTTCTACCTGGCCAAGAAAACCGTCATACTGGTTCACATAGGCATCTATATCAACCACCAGCTTGTTGTCTAAAAGGATGCTTTTGTAGCCCACCTCAAATGAATTGATCCGCTCTGGCCTGGTTGCCGACAGGCTTGTGATTTCCAGCAGTGCCTTGTTGTTGATGGCAGCCTGGTTTTCTGTTAAGGTACCCCCGGAAGCCTTAACATCGGCGTTTACCTTTGCATTGAACACATTAATGGAAGACAAGGTGTAGGAGTTATCCAGGTAATTGAGGCCATCGTTGATGTAAGACAAACCGCCAACCCTTCTGATATTTCCATTGTTTACAAAAGATACCGCTTCAAATAAAGCCGGGAACCGGTACCCGTTTTGGAAAGAGGCGCGGAAGTTGTGCCTTTTGGCTATAGTATAAACCGCAGCCACTCTTGGATTGATCTTCGCTTCAAATTCAGGATTGTAGTCTACACGGATAGAACCGAACAATTTCAGCTTTTCATCAAAGAAAGTTTTGGTGACCTGAGAAAAAGCGCCGAATTTTTTATAATACACATTATCCCCAAAAGAGCCATCCGCTAAAGGTTTGTTCCTGTCGGCCAGGGGTCTTTTAAAATCTACAAAGTTATTCCCATCAGGGATCACCTCGTAAATACGGGCATCGGCACCGATCAACAGGTCTAATACCTTGGTGTACTTGGATAAGTTCCACTGTGCATCGGCATGATAGGTACGGCTTTCCTGTTTTAACCAGGCGCCACCCGTAACCGGAGCACCGGCTACATTTTTAGCATGGTCCCAGTTGTTGATGCCAATGATTGTTTTTTTAAGCTCGTTAAACTGAGCGGTGCCAGGTTCTGCCCGCCCTGCATCAGCAGCAATTCTGCCCAATCTGAGTGCATCGGCTAAAGATGATCCATTGTTCAGGGCATTCTGCGCGGCAGTTTTAAAATCTGCACCCCAAACACTGTTCGATTTGTTGGTCAGGTCTAGGTTATCTACCAAAGGCTTAATGTTGTAAGAATCGCCGGTAGATTCGCTCGACATATAGGTGCGGATAAAATAGTTATCGCCTTTTAACTCTAGTTTATGGTTCTGAACAATTACATTATCCAGCTGTATTTTATTTCCCCGCTGGAATACGCCATCCATTTTACCAATACGATAAGAGTAGGAGAGTTCGGCGTTATCGTTCAGGCGATAATGAAGGGCAGCATCAAATTTCAGGTTGTCGATATTAGGGCTAACCACATCTTTTTCCCAATAGCCTGTACGGCGTGTAATGATGCTGTTTGCCGAACCTTTTCCCGGAATGGTTAAACCGCTAATGGTTACGGCATTGCTTCCGCTGTCGTCGCCATATTTGTTCCAGGCATCATAGGCGGGGTTATCGGCATCAGCATTCAGCTCAGGGTAAGCCGGGTTTGCAGTTACGAGGTTATTGGGGTTCTGGTTGGTGCGTGTATCTGAAACCCAATCCGTACCTCTTAAATAGCTGAGGTTGATTTTAAAAGCAAACTTATTGTTAAATGCCTTTGCATAGCGAATTGATGTTTCTGTCAGATTGCTCAGGTCTCTGCCTGTTCCACCTATGTGGTTTACCCCGGTTTTCTGGTAAAAGCTTAATCCCTGGTAAAGGAATGGGCTTTTGGTAATTAAATTGGCCATACCGTTGATGGCATTCATGCCATACAATGCAGAGGCCGCACCGGGGGTGATCTCTACACTGGCAATGTCCAGCTCAGTAGGGCCAATGGCATTGCCCAGGGGAACGCCTAAGGTTGCAGCCTGCATATCCACACCATCAACCAGCTGCATAAATCGGAAGTTGTTCGGGATGTTAAAGCCCCTTGTGTTGGGTACTTTAAAAGTTAAGCTTGAAGTAATCATCTGGACGCCTTTCACGTTTTCAAGTGCATCGTAAAAGCTCGGTGCAGGCGATTCCCGAATGGCCCGGATGTCCAGCTTTTCAATCGCTACAGGCGATTTAAGAATACTTTCTTCAACCCGGGAAGCCGTAATTACCACTTCCTGTCCCAGTTGGGTTTGGGTAACCATGGCAATGTTTATCCTGGAATCGGTACCCTTTACCTCAAATTCCTGGGTTTGAAAGCCTACGCTCGACACCACCAGTGTAAAAGGGAATTTAGCTTTGGTCTTTAAATTGAATTCACCATCTGATCCGGTAGAAATTCCGTTAACTGTTCCTTTAATGAGTACGTTAACTCCCGGAAGGGGCTCTTTGGTTCCTTCGTCTATAATTTTGCCTGATATGACAATGAAGTTATTTCCCTGTGCGTAGGTTTTTTGATGGAACAGGGCTGCCACAGGCAGTATGATCAGATATAAAAATTTATGGATGTGCAGTTTCATTTTAATGTTTGAAAAATAAAAATCGATATGATGTTGATTGCTTGGGCTTTGATTTCAGATCAACAACAACAGGCAGATGGCCAGGAATTATTTTTCGGCGAGGTAGGATCATTTAGATTGCGTAGTTTTAGTTTCATATAATTTCTATCAAATTAGTCGACAATGTTAGTTCAACTTTTTTAATATTCAAAATAATTCTACTAATTTTATAGATTTAATTTTCAAAATCTGCTTCCACAGGTTTTCAGGGCCACAATAGGAGTGGCCCTGAAAACGGCGCAAATAGAAATAAGATAGCGTTGTTAATCTCCAGAACTGCTGATCAGCACTTTCGTTTTGCTCTGGAACCTGATGAAGAGCAGGACAGAGGCGGTAAGCAAGCCAAATGTGAGGCCGTACCAGATGCCGTTAACCCCAAGCCCCAACACTATACCCAGCAGGTATCCCAGGGGGATGCCAATGATCCAGTAGGCAATAAAGGTAATGATGGTAGGGATGTTCACATCACCAACACCACGTAAAACACCGAGTCCGACTACCTGTGTGCCATCAAATAGCTGAAAGAAGCCTGCAATGATCAATAGCTGAGCAGCTATGCTGATTACAGCTTTATCTTCCGTATAGATATACGGAAGAAAGTTGTTGGCTGCGATAAACATAATTGCTGTTATGCTCATGAACAAAAGAATGACATGATAGCTGGCAATGGCTGATTTCCTGAGATCATCAAAGTTCTGTTTACCAAAATTATTGCCCGTTTTAATGGTCGCAGCTGATGCAATTCCGCTGGCCATCATATAAGTTACCGCGGCCAGGTTAATGGCAACCTGGTGCGCAGCCTGTTCTACAGCACCAATGGTGCCGATCAGAATGGCGGCACCGCTAAAGGCACTGATTTCAAATGAATATTGTAAGGCAACAGGCGCACCGATTTTTACAATTTTCAGGCTCCTCACTTTATCTATGCAGGTTAACCTGAAACTTTGAATGTAGCGCTTAAAATGTTCCGAACGCATCACGTAGGCCGACATCACTATAGCCATTAGGGTACGGTCTATCAATGTGCTTAGTCCTACACCTTTAACACCCATTGCAGGTATGCCAAACATTCCTTTTACAAAGATAATTCCAAGGATCACATTCAGCAGGTTACCCCATATGGAAACAAACATGGCCTGTTTGGTAAAGCCAAGACCTTCGGCAAATTGTTTGAAAGTCTGGAATATCATTAAGGGTATAATGGAAATTCCCAGATAGCCCAGATAAGGCTTTGCGTAAGCCACTACCTCTGGCGATTGACCAATATGGTCTATGACCAGTAAAGTGCCCAGGTGAACAAAAGTATACAGGATTAAGGCAGTAAAGAAATTGATGATGAGACTGTTTGACAACAGCTTTCCACATTCCTCATAGTTTTTACGGCCATTTTCCTGTGCAATCAATGGGGTTAATCCATAAGCCAGGCCCATGCCGATCACCAGGATCAGCATAAATAAACTGTTTACAAGCGATACGGCCGCGAGCTGAACAGTTCCGGCAAAATGACCTACAATAACACTATCGGCCAGATGCACCAGGGTATGTCCAAGCTGAGACACTACGATAGGCATGGCCAGACGTAAATTATCGGAATAATAAGGTTTGTATTTTGTATAAAGACTCGTCAACATTCGGGCAAAAATCGGGTTTTTAAGGCTGATTTTTGCCAGTTCAATTTGAAATTATTGATGAAACACGGTTTAAAACGTTTAAAATAATATCGGCAGAGCGGAAATGAATTTGGTATGACACGGGCATTGCTCAGTTACCGGTAAAATATTCTTCCTTTTCGGAGGAATGGGGTGTAATTACACCACTGATGATCAGGTTTACCAATACCTTTTGTGCCTGCCTGTACGAACTCCTGGTTAGCTTGCTGAATTCCTTCAGGGTGATGCGGCCTTTCTCACCCAGATGCTCAAAAAGCTTTTTCTCCTGTTCTGTATAAGTAATCAGCTGCCCGTTTTTATCGCTGCTTTTTTTGATCACATCAACCATGATCTTACTGGCGAGCAAACTTTTGTCTTTAACCCGGTAATATACCCACCATTTCTTGTTTTCATCCAGCGCATAGTGGGGCTTGGTATCACTCGCTGCGATCTTAACCACAAGGACCAGTTTATCATCTACATATACCTCTTCAAATTCTGGTTCAATAGCGGGCTTGCAAAACTGGTGTGCTGATTTCGTGATCATATACCGTTCTTCATCTTCCGATTTTACACCTTTTATGCTGCCATCGTCGGCCACGCCGATCAACAGCTGCCCGCCCTTATTGTTGGCAAATGCAACAAGGCTTTTGGCTATTTTTTCATTGCTGGTAATGGTTTTTTTGAAATCTAATGTGGTACCTTCACCCTGTAAAATTAGTTTCCTGATATTCATCTGCGTTTCTTAAAGGGTTAATAAGCAATACGTGGTTCTTCTCCCTGATGGAGGTTCCGTATATAAACCTCGTTCATTACTGTGGCACAAAGCTCCCCGGCTGCATTTGTAATTTCCATTGGATAGGCTTTTACAAACTTACCGCTGGTATTTAACGCTATTATGGCATCGTTTAGCATTTCATCCGTAACTGTTATGGTAAAATATAAATTTCCCCTTCCTGGTTTAAGGTACTGAATGGAGGCGCTTTTAAGCCAGACCCGCACTTTGAAGCCTGCTCTTTGCAGCAATTGATCGAACAGCAGGGCATAGAAGGGGTCGGTTGCCGCATAAATGGTGCCGCCAAAAATAGAACCATTGTAGTTTTTATTTAAAAGGCTTTTTGCAATTTTCACATCAACGCCCCGAAAACCCTTATGAAATTTTCTGACCCATATGCGCTGAAATAATAAAGGAGGATATAAACACAAGCCCCATTTAAGGGTTTTTTCCGATACAACCATGATGCTTAAATATCAGAAAGTTTATTGAACAATAAAATTTAATTGTACTGTGAAAAGGTAAAATTTTAGTAAATTAGAACCATGTACATATACGACACCCTTACCGACGCAGTATCAGACCTGGAGAAACGGGGCTACGAACACGATTTCAATTTAACAGCTGAATATATAGAGTGTAAAGCTATAGACATTCAGTTGATGCCGGAAGAATTTGAGATTGACGAGTTTTATCGTTTTGAAGGAATGACCGATCCGGATGATAGTGCAGTCATCTATGCCATTTCATCTCCTGTGGGTAATTTAAAGGGCGTACTTATCGACGCTTATGGCGCATATGCTGAGAATATCTCGCCGGAATTGCTGGATAAATTAAAGGTACATCATTAGCATTTTAAAACTTTTTACAGGAAAGGGTTGTTAATCAATTGAATTTAAAACAGATCCTTATGAAAAAGCTAATTTTAAGTCTTGCTGTTGCCGGTACTTTGACAATAGCCATCTCAGCATGCAATTCAACAAAAAATGTTTCGGGCAGTTCAGATACAACGAGGGTTGACACAACAATGGCTGTGCCACCCGCAGACACAACTAAAAAAATGCCGGATACCATGAAAACAATGCCGCCTGATACCACAAAAATGCCACCTTCCCGATAACGTTAAGGCAAAAAAGAAATGAAAAGGCCGTTCATTTTTATAATGATTACGGCCTTTTTCATATAAAAATTCTCAGTCATTAAATTTGTTTGTACTTTCAGTTGCCAAACAAAACCCATATGACTGAAAAAGAGAAAAACAAAAACCGGTTTTTTCTGATCCTGGTAGCCGCACTTGGTTATTTTGTAGATATATACGACCTGCTTTTGTTCCTGATCATCAAAAACAAAAGCCTTACCGCGCTTGGTGTCCCTGCCGGTAGAATAACAGCAACCGGACTGAACCTGATGAACTGGCAAATGGCTGGTTTGCTGATTGGTGGCGTATTCTGGGGTATGTTAGGTGATAAAAAAGGCAGACTTTCTGTGCTTTTTGGTTCTATACTGATGTATTCCCTGGCCAATATTGCCAATGGTTTTGTAAACAGCATACCTATGTATGCAGCATTGAGGTTTATTGCCGGACTGGGCCTGGCCGGTGAGTTGGGGGCGGGCATTACACTGGTCAGTGAAAGTATGAGCAAGGAGAAAAGGGGATATGGTACGATGATGGTTGCTGGTATCGGCCTGAGCGGGGCAGTAGCAGCCTACCTGGTAGGCGACCATTTTGAATGGCGTACCGCCTTTTTTGTAG
This window of the Pedobacter africanus genome carries:
- a CDS encoding galactokinase is translated as MKTELISKFLEKYGHEPAKNYFTPGRVNLIGEHIDYNGGLVMPCAVTLGTWLSIAPNNDNVIRFKSLNFPEEQEFELQSAYTKTGPEWYNYPLGVFHEILKKHKLPVGLDLLFFGNIPIGSGLSSSASIEVAMAYALNDYFNLGYDKIEIPLLAQKVENEFIGVNCGIMDQFAVAFGETDKAIVLNCNTLKYKLVDCNLGGYSLAIINTNKPRKLAESKYNERVAECQTALKQLNQEITLHNLCELNAEKFALHSHLITDPTVLKRATHVIRENDRVNLAAKALNEGNLTEFGRLMYASHQSLKDLYEVTGPELDAVVEFCAGYEPVIGARMTGAGFGGCAIALLKKGQEEDFAKKLTDFYVARVGYPAAIYISEIGNGASAI
- a CDS encoding aldose epimerase family protein, with product MKTKLIRTGKIIDGKEVLGIELTNTKGTYVKVYNYGAILNKFVVTNKHGEKQDIVLGFDDIDQYISEAYLNDYPYFGAVIGRYANRIKNGRFTIDGVTHQLSQAKGGDCLHGGDIGFDRRVWEVLSTIDPSVTLQYVSPDGEENFPGNLTVQLTFKLTDEDELILDFKATTDAPTAVNLTHHSYFNLSPDLGSIANHIHRMPASNYLEQDDNYVVTGKLLPVEGTIHDFLGDKPIGRDWDPAEGYDQTYVLDKNYGEFTLASETAEEQSGLKLSVYTTEPVAHFYTAKYLNVKHGKQGKDYHPFEAFCVETQHQPNAVNIPAFPSTILRPGETYKQTTIYKIEHT
- a CDS encoding DsbA family oxidoreductase — encoded protein: MKIDIWSDVRCPFCYIGKRKLEKALAQFEHKDSVVIEWHSFELDPHAETLIGVDAYDYLAERYDRGREWSVETHNRVAESAAQVGLTFNFDKAIMANSFDAHRLIQMAKGIGADGEAEELLFKAHFTDGLNIADHAVLIEIGKQCGLGGLEVEMMLKGKDFTEEVRHDEDIAQQIRVKGVPFFVLEGKLGISGAQEPEVFLDAMNKIERGEDLQ
- a CDS encoding GNAT family N-acetyltransferase, with protein sequence MGIIIRVARPEDLDVLLEFEQGVVSAERPFNPTLIDGKIQYYDLNYLMSTEQAVVAVAEEEGIAIASGYALIKKAEKPYFNFDTYAYLGFMYVKPEYRGRGVNKLILDFLMDWSKEKGISEIRLDVYDKNESAIAAYEKAGFEPLLLTMRLRS
- a CDS encoding DinB family protein, with the protein product MSRNELIKAVENAISGFQEQLSLIDTNQLNTIPYEGSWTAGQLGQHMRMANSGFVEVINGPVKDTERAADAQVAGIRETFLNFGLKMDAPDFVVPELREYKKDSLVNGLEKVKQDVVRAIEELDLDKTCVAFELPVYGYLTRLEAITFIIYHTQRHAQQLSRIRESLQA
- a CDS encoding DUF4833 domain-containing protein, with translation MKTTSITIRAHFSSWLLMALFVCQGAFAQTADNSDPSPLKFPVPQGISNQLFYLQRDPNTNTIICELNVDGNGELNKKEPIKVYWLRYAEKGEKEGLSYIQKKFAYGIQTRDIGNDQYELKFVSYKKFPMYLMRSAEDKKYHVYVTANKKKIQLERIFLRIEGGSFWLPNVKYVELKGLNTANKAQTVERIKV
- a CDS encoding sulfite exporter TauE/SafE family protein; the protein is MSIQENEIKVSIQRKSQEKKWRTVAYLCLLILTVLFVGYALYSYLTYETLVALGRDLYGQMDQKFFWMLAVGFLAQLVDGALGMGYGVVSTTLLLSGGLNPAVISGSIHTAEMFSSGASGFSHYRFGNVNKKLFKTLLIPGVLGAIAGAILLGYAGDAFSQWIRPVISIYTLLLGIRILSNAFKEKPKPQKVKRAGWLAGAGGFLDSFGGGGWGPLVTSTLISKGRTPKYVIGSVSLTEFFVTMASAITFFFILGVSHWQSIIGLIVGGVIAAPIAAKLVGKLPIKKMFIGVAVIVIISSIRIIWMSLGKLF